From Deltaproteobacteria bacterium, a single genomic window includes:
- the prfA gene encoding peptide chain release factor 1 — MLDKIAEVESRYEELETLLADPKLPEDRKEFSRVAKERADLAEVVTCYREWRKLDREIQDNQELLEDGDPEIRDLAAQELADLKERQETMEQQLKILLLPKDPNDDKNVLLEIRAGTGGEEASLFSADLFRMYGRYAEEKGWKVEILSSNPTGLGGFKEIIALIEGRGAYSQLKFEGGVHRVQRVPVTETSGRIHTSAVTVAVLPEADDVDVDIDPKDLRIDVFRSSGPGGQSVNTTDSAVRITHVPTGIVVSCQDEKSQHKNKAKGLKILRARLLEKTQEAQRSEIAASRKLMVGSGDRSERVRTYNFPQGRVTDHRINLTLYKLDQIMDGGVKELIDGLITFHQAEALQATG, encoded by the coding sequence ATGCTCGACAAGATCGCCGAAGTGGAGAGCCGCTACGAGGAGCTGGAGACGCTTCTGGCGGATCCCAAGCTGCCGGAGGACCGCAAGGAGTTCTCCAGGGTCGCCAAGGAACGCGCGGACCTGGCCGAGGTGGTGACCTGTTATCGCGAGTGGCGCAAGCTCGACCGGGAGATCCAGGACAACCAGGAGCTGCTGGAAGACGGTGACCCGGAGATCCGGGACCTCGCGGCCCAGGAGCTGGCGGACCTGAAGGAGCGCCAAGAGACCATGGAGCAGCAGCTCAAGATCCTGCTGCTGCCCAAGGATCCCAACGACGACAAGAACGTTCTGCTCGAGATCCGCGCGGGCACGGGCGGCGAGGAGGCGTCGCTCTTCAGCGCCGACCTCTTTCGTATGTACGGCCGGTATGCCGAAGAGAAGGGCTGGAAGGTGGAGATCCTGAGCTCCAATCCCACGGGCCTGGGCGGCTTCAAGGAGATCATCGCGCTCATCGAGGGGCGCGGCGCCTACAGCCAGCTCAAGTTCGAGGGCGGCGTACACCGTGTCCAGCGGGTCCCGGTGACCGAGACCTCGGGGCGGATCCACACCTCGGCGGTGACGGTCGCGGTGCTTCCCGAGGCCGACGACGTGGACGTGGACATCGATCCCAAGGATCTGCGCATCGACGTTTTCCGCTCGTCGGGCCCCGGCGGCCAGAGCGTCAACACCACGGACTCGGCGGTGCGCATCACCCACGTACCCACGGGCATCGTGGTGTCGTGCCAGGACGAGAAGTCGCAGCACAAGAACAAGGCCAAGGGCCTCAAGATCCTGCGCGCGCGCCTGCTCGAGAAGACCCAGGAGGCGCAGCGCTCGGAGATCGCCGCCTCGCGCAAGCTCATGGTGGGCAGCGGCGACCGCAGCGAGCGGGTCCGCACCTACAACTTCCCCCAGGGGCGCGTCACCGACCACCGCATCAACCTGACCCTCTACAAGCTCGACCAGATAATGGACGGCGGCGTGAAGGAACTGATAGACGGCCTGATCACGTTCCACCAGGCGGAAGCGTTGCAGGCCACGGGGTGA
- the zwf gene encoding glucose-6-phosphate dehydrogenase yields the protein MESHDGMHASVRISGGQGSGKADNSFRAKDPLTVVIFGASGDLSKRKLIPALYHLEQTGYLPERYAVVGFSRTEMTDEAYRERMLDEMRQDFADVDAGSPLFGALHYQPGNNTDVESFHRLKARLDALDAERDLPGNRLFYLSVAPEFFTPIIHNLNAAGLIRDPEEPRWSHVIIEKPFGHDLKSAREMNEEVTGILDESQIYRIDHYLGKETVQNILSFRFGNAIFEPLFNQKYVENVQITVAETLGMEGRRGAFYDKAGALRDIVQNHMLQLLCLIAMEPPAAVEPVSIRDEKVKLLRALVPYGSPEEVRESTVRGQYGFGELRGDVVKGYRQEDGVDDTSTTETYVALRAKIDNWRWAGIPFVLRTGKRLRNRVSEIAVQFRHPPLRLFRQQAVPDGHAMAAASANVLILRIQPQEGISLSFACKRPGMQINLAKVNMDFMYEAFEQRSPEAYERLLLDAMRGDASLFTRSDEVDYAWRFTDSILSGWQELPAPRFPNYYPFTDGPDEADRLLLDSSTGWRQLSQMGIAEVGR from the coding sequence ATGGAATCTCACGACGGCATGCATGCCTCGGTGCGCATCAGCGGTGGCCAGGGCTCCGGCAAGGCGGACAACTCGTTCCGCGCCAAGGACCCCCTGACGGTGGTGATCTTCGGGGCGTCCGGGGACTTGAGCAAGCGCAAGCTGATCCCCGCGCTGTACCATCTCGAGCAGACGGGATACCTGCCCGAGCGTTACGCCGTGGTGGGCTTCTCGCGCACGGAGATGACCGACGAGGCGTACCGGGAGCGCATGCTCGACGAGATGCGCCAGGACTTCGCCGACGTGGACGCCGGCAGTCCCCTGTTCGGTGCGCTCCACTACCAGCCGGGCAACAACACCGACGTCGAGTCCTTCCACAGGCTCAAGGCCCGGCTCGACGCCCTCGACGCCGAACGCGATCTCCCCGGCAACCGGCTGTTCTACCTCTCGGTGGCGCCGGAGTTCTTCACCCCCATCATCCACAACCTCAACGCCGCAGGCCTCATCCGCGATCCCGAAGAGCCCCGATGGTCCCACGTCATCATCGAGAAGCCCTTCGGACACGACCTCAAGAGCGCGCGGGAGATGAACGAGGAGGTCACCGGCATCCTCGACGAGAGCCAGATCTACCGCATCGACCACTACCTCGGGAAGGAAACCGTCCAGAACATCCTGAGCTTCCGCTTCGGCAACGCCATCTTCGAGCCGCTGTTCAACCAGAAGTACGTGGAGAACGTCCAGATCACGGTGGCCGAGACCCTGGGCATGGAGGGCCGCCGGGGGGCGTTCTACGACAAGGCCGGGGCGCTCAGGGACATCGTGCAGAACCACATGCTGCAACTGCTGTGCCTCATCGCCATGGAGCCGCCGGCGGCGGTGGAGCCCGTGTCCATCCGCGACGAGAAGGTGAAGCTCCTGCGCGCGCTCGTGCCCTACGGCTCGCCCGAGGAGGTCCGGGAAAGCACGGTGCGGGGGCAGTACGGCTTCGGCGAGCTGCGCGGCGACGTGGTCAAGGGCTACCGCCAGGAGGACGGCGTGGACGACACGTCCACCACCGAGACCTACGTCGCGCTGCGCGCCAAGATCGACAACTGGCGCTGGGCCGGCATCCCCTTCGTGCTGCGCACCGGCAAGCGCCTGCGCAACCGGGTATCGGAGATCGCGGTGCAGTTCAGGCACCCGCCGTTGCGCCTGTTCCGCCAGCAGGCGGTGCCCGACGGACACGCCATGGCCGCCGCCAGTGCCAACGTGCTGATCCTGCGCATCCAGCCCCAGGAGGGCATCAGCCTGTCCTTCGCGTGCAAGCGCCCGGGCATGCAGATCAACCTGGCCAAGGTCAACATGGACTTCATGTACGAAGCCTTCGAGCAGCGTTCGCCCGAGGCGTACGAGCGGCTGTTGCTGGACGCCATGCGCGGCGACGCGTCGCTGTTCACCCGCTCCGACGAGGTGGACTACGCGTGGCGCTTCACCGACTCGATCCTGTCGGGCTGGCAAGAGCTGCCGGCGCCCCGGTTTCCCAACTACTACCCGTTCACCGACGGCCCCGACGAGGCCGACCGGCTGCTGCTGGACAGCAGCACAGGCTGGCGCCAGTTGAGCCAGATGGGGATCGCGGAGGTCGGCCGGTAA
- a CDS encoding acyl-CoA dehydrogenase family protein, translated as MDFELPEELQLLQETVRKFVDQELIPVEMECRDGVKLKPEYRERFEAKTREMGLWMLDVPEEFGGAGLNLLGQVIVWAEVARSVALPSRGHSIFGPEVRPVLYAMNEEQKERYLYPLLREEKRACFAQTEPDAGSDPGSMRTRAVRDGDEYVINGVKRFISDADDADFAQVMVATDLSKGSHGGISCILVDMDNPGVKITAKYKTMMGYEPCEIVFDDCRVPAANMIGEEGEGFKLGQKWLGIGRLKHGGRAIGVARRAIEMGAAYAKQRVTFGRPLADRQAISFKLADSYTELHAATLMVYHAAWKYDQGEDMRNEGYMVKVFADEMSFRVVDRVLQIHGGIGLTTDLPIEYWFRDQRSRLITEGASEVMRMVIARHVLRQFD; from the coding sequence ATGGATTTTGAGCTGCCCGAGGAACTGCAACTGCTCCAGGAAACCGTGCGGAAGTTCGTCGACCAGGAACTCATCCCGGTGGAGATGGAGTGCCGGGACGGCGTGAAGCTCAAGCCCGAGTACCGCGAGCGCTTCGAGGCCAAGACCCGCGAGATGGGGCTGTGGATGCTCGACGTGCCCGAGGAATTCGGCGGCGCCGGGCTGAATCTCCTGGGACAGGTCATCGTGTGGGCCGAGGTGGCGCGCTCGGTGGCGCTCCCGTCGCGCGGCCACAGCATCTTCGGCCCCGAGGTGCGGCCGGTGCTCTACGCCATGAACGAGGAGCAGAAAGAGCGCTACCTCTACCCGCTGCTGCGCGAGGAGAAGCGCGCCTGCTTCGCCCAGACCGAGCCCGATGCCGGCTCCGATCCCGGCTCCATGCGCACCCGCGCGGTGCGTGACGGCGACGAGTACGTGATCAACGGCGTCAAGCGCTTCATCAGCGACGCGGACGATGCCGACTTCGCCCAGGTCATGGTGGCCACCGACCTCAGCAAGGGCTCCCACGGGGGCATCTCGTGCATCCTCGTGGACATGGACAACCCGGGCGTGAAGATCACCGCCAAGTACAAGACCATGATGGGCTACGAGCCGTGCGAGATCGTGTTCGACGACTGCCGGGTGCCGGCGGCGAACATGATCGGCGAAGAAGGCGAGGGCTTCAAGCTCGGGCAGAAGTGGCTCGGCATCGGCCGCCTCAAGCACGGCGGTCGCGCCATCGGCGTGGCCCGTCGCGCCATCGAGATGGGTGCCGCGTACGCCAAGCAGCGGGTCACCTTCGGCAGGCCGCTGGCCGACCGGCAGGCAATCTCGTTCAAGCTCGCCGACTCCTACACCGAGCTTCACGCCGCCACGCTCATGGTCTACCATGCGGCCTGGAAGTACGATCAGGGCGAGGACATGCGCAACGAGGGCTACATGGTCAAGGTGTTCGCCGACGAGATGTCCTTCCGGGTGGTGGACCGGGTGCTGCAGATCCACGGCGGCATCGGTCTCACCACGGACCTGCCCATCGAGTACTGGTTCCGCGACCAGCGCAGCCGGCTCATCACCGAGGGCGCGTCCGAGGTCATGCGCATGGTCATCGCACGGCACGTGCTGCGGCAGTTCGACTGA
- a CDS encoding alpha/beta hydrolase: MTELRSEFRDGTFEIDGTRVHYLEAGDPEQETFVFVHGNRDHCHTWDFLLESFDKAGFSLPHMVALDLRGHGDSGWVGQERGYRHEDFVLDVVGLLRHLNKDRITLVAHSLGGSMAVVLAGALPERIKRLVIIESAGPYGRTERETPELFGRWTRDDGSDTILTYYATVAQAADAVCRRFPLIPNRVAMHMARHGTRRTPNGLVWKYDPRARNPSYSSLSEAQVQAFIERIDCPTLLVFGADSGYRESPRYNRIAHFPNKTLVEIPGAGHHVQHEKPDELAAVLIPFLNNHG; encoded by the coding sequence GTGACGGAGTTGCGATCGGAATTTCGCGACGGGACCTTCGAGATCGACGGGACCCGGGTGCACTACCTGGAGGCGGGCGACCCGGAGCAGGAGACGTTCGTCTTCGTCCACGGGAACCGGGACCACTGCCACACCTGGGACTTTCTGTTGGAGTCCTTCGACAAGGCGGGTTTCAGCCTGCCCCACATGGTAGCCCTGGACCTGCGCGGCCACGGCGACAGCGGCTGGGTGGGCCAGGAGCGCGGCTACCGGCATGAGGACTTCGTGCTGGACGTGGTGGGTCTGCTGCGCCATCTCAACAAGGACCGGATCACGCTGGTGGCCCACTCCCTCGGCGGCAGCATGGCGGTGGTCCTTGCCGGTGCGTTGCCGGAGAGAATCAAGCGGCTCGTGATCATCGAGTCGGCGGGTCCCTACGGCCGCACCGAGCGCGAGACCCCCGAGCTTTTCGGCCGCTGGACCCGCGACGACGGCTCCGACACGATCCTCACCTACTATGCCACGGTGGCGCAGGCCGCCGATGCCGTTTGCCGGCGATTCCCGCTGATCCCGAACCGGGTGGCGATGCACATGGCGCGCCACGGCACCCGCCGGACCCCGAACGGGCTGGTGTGGAAGTACGATCCGCGGGCGCGCAACCCGTCGTATTCGTCCCTCTCCGAGGCCCAGGTCCAGGCATTCATCGAGCGGATCGACTGTCCCACGCTGCTGGTGTTCGGGGCGGACTCCGGCTACCGGGAGTCGCCGCGCTACAACCGGATCGCGCACTTCCCCAACAAGACCCTGGTGGAAATCCCCGGCGCCGGCCATCACGTGCAACATGAAAAGCCCGACGAGCTGGCCGCCGTGCTGATCCCGTTCCTGAACAACCACGGGTGA
- the rpmE gene encoding 50S ribosomal protein L31, with translation MKPDIHPEYKPVNVVCACGHSFEVRSTAKAIHTEICSNCHPFYTGKQKLLDTAGRVEKFKRRYGIKD, from the coding sequence ATGAAACCGGACATTCACCCCGAGTACAAACCCGTGAACGTGGTATGCGCCTGCGGCCACTCCTTCGAAGTGCGTTCCACCGCCAAGGCGATCCATACCGAGATCTGCTCCAACTGCCATCCCTTCTATACCGGCAAGCAGAAGCTGCTCGACACCGCCGGCCGGGTCGAGAAGTTCAAAAGGCGGTACGGTATCAAGGACTGA